The window tataaatatttggatttaCTCTATAGAACTGTCTAACaaactctcttctctctttgttaaaaaaggaacacacaagtacataatGATATTCGTCTCCTCTATTGCCAGTCAAACAAAGAGTACATTGCTGAGGGACATTTTCACGGTCATACCTGCGCTCAGAGATAGGTAACTTATGATTTCCACACCGAAACTTAGACAAACAAATCCTTTCAGCAGGTCTTAACATAATCAGATAAGGTTCAAAAGTGAAATCAattttaaacaatttataatcaaatcaaatcaaatcaactttatttatatggcatttttcatacaacagtaacacaaagtgcctgacagaggttaaaaacaacaaagatccaaacagaaaacaaaaagaaaagagaaaacccaaccctcccacccaacaaaaagctatttagctcataaaattgagttagtagctaggtaagaatgatctaaaacagggacataaaatgcatcaaaactaaaatctataggctaactaaaataacaaaagataaaggttaaatgagataagaacataaaaagaggaagggtaagaatataaaaaataaataaaaaatagataatagatggataaatcagttataagaggaatttaaaatagataaataaagagatcagttaaaagcctgattaaaaagatgagtcttgagcctctttttaaaaacatcaacagtctctgcagctctgaggttctccggcaggctgttccacaatcgggggccataataattaaatgcTGCCTCCCCGTTTTAGTCCTAACtttgatatggtaaaagcaggtcagataaataagaaggcccaagaccgttaagacatttaaaaaactaataaaagaaccttaaaatcgattCTGAAGTGCACAGGGAGCCAATAcagcaattttaaaactggtgaaatgtgctcccgccctctggtcctcgtcagcactcgtgcagctgaattctgtaataaCTGTAGGTTTGAGatactctttttgggaagaccagagagcagggcattacaataatctaacctacaggagataaaagcatgcatcagcacctccgtgctggcctgagagagaaacgggcggactctggctatattcttaaaGTGGTAGACACCtgcctttgttatgtttttaatatgtggaataaaacagagctcagagtcaaaaatcacacccagattttttacagattgtgttggtttaaaatcctgtagttttggtaaaagtttctctctggccttcaggaccaatgactaaaacctctgttttgtcgtgtggttgagctgcaggaaattcgctgccatccatgactttatatctaaaatgcagttaaaagggcatcaattggccctgtgtcatcaggagacacggtggtgtacagttgcgtatcatcagcataactatgaaagctgatgccgtgcctcctgatgacgtcccccagaggaagcatgtagagattaaaaagaattggacctaaaattgacccctgggggaccccaaacTTTATCTCATGGGTTCctgaggaacatgtatccatacttacaaagaagtGTCGATCAGTAAGGTAAGAGacaaaccagttaaaaacagtaccagagaggccgaccagattttaaaataagaaacaactGCATTTAATGCGGCCTGTAATTCTGAAGGAGTCTGTGCCAGTACAATCATATCATCCGCGTAAAGCAGGACATATAATTTCAAATATATCCCTATTTCACCATTCATCACATTGCAGCATTCAGTAGAGAAAAGTTGAAGTCCTTTGTACCATTTACtcacatatttttcaaaatCATTTAAATATAGTGCAAACAAAAGTGGTGATAAATTATCCCCCTGCCGCACTCCTACATTACATACAAATTGTTCAGACAAATCATAACCAGCCCTAACACAAGATTTAGCATTCTCATAAATATTATGTATCACATTTAATACCCTTCCATTTATACCAAATTAAACTAATTTAAGCCATAATGATGACCAATCTACCAAATCAAATGCTTATTTAtaatcaacaaaagcacaatacagtctttttttcttatgcAGGTGCCATTCAACTAGTGAGTGAGGAACAAAAATATGGTCAAAGGTTGAAAAACCTTTCCTGAACCCTGCCTGCTCTTCTCCAAGAATTCATTTAGACTCTATATAAGCAGGTAGTCTGCACTTGGCGTCGGGTAGTTCCTCGCCCCCACGTCGTGCATTAAAACCGTTTGGAACACACCTACTCGTGGATTAACCCTTACATGAATAACATAAAACGAAATACTCCCTGTGCAGGAAACTCAACATAACACTTTGAACATGTTCAGGTCAAAAGGTTAGACACATACTGTGAGGCTTTTAGTCACATCCTAAGGACACAGATTACATGATAGAGAGCTGAACACCTCAAAGTTTCCactgacgatgatgatgatgatgatgagataaAGAAGTCACGTTGTTCAGAACACAAAGTGGAGGTGCTGATGAGAGTTGACACAGAGCTGATAAGGTGAGTGGTGTCAGTGTTTGTACGACACTCACAAGGAGACCTCAGAGCAGAATGGCTGCAGTCACAGAGCTCTGCTTCCTGCTGTTTGCTCTCATCAACAACATTCATGCAGAAGAACTCATCACCATCAAGAAAGAAAGGGACTCTTACACCTTCCACCTCCCCAAGGAGGCCAGCTCCTGCCTGATCTCCAGATTTGTTGGTGAGGAGAAGCTTGTCCTGTGGaacacctctgacctctggtcCCACAACTCCACAGTGCCTGAAGACTTGAAACAACGACTCTCAGTTGTCAGCAGGAAGAATATTTCTTCTTACATCATCCACAACCTGACCCATTCAGACTCCGGCCTGTACCAAGAGGAGTGTTGGACCGACGGCAAAGTCACATATGAGAGAAACAGCAGTGTCATTATCTGTAGCTCAGTGGATCGAATGTATTTTCGGACAGTGCCACTTGAAGAATCAATGGACCTACCATGTTATGGAGCAGCTGACAATCTGGATTTCCTGTGGCTCAAACGTGACTTTAGATATAAACAAGAAATATGGAAGAAagtttttggggaaaatacGACATCAGTGATGGACGATGATGGAGGAAGATACCAAGTGGAGAAAAACTCATCAAATCTGCGTGTATTCAACTTCACAACAACAATCATTAAAGGGTTCACCTGTCTGGTGATGAACCAACAGCAGTGTGTTAGCAGTCAGCGTGTAAGGTTTTACCCGTTATATGAAACAATCTATGGCTCAGTGGGAGAGACGGCTGTGTTGCCGTGCACTGTCACTGACCTCAGTGATGACCAGCCCCCACGTTGGATTAATTTCATCTCCAACACTGaactaaaaaacacaacaaaccgGACTGTGCCTTCAGTGGACCAAAACTACTCTCTGGTGTTTTCATCGCTGACATTAAATCACACAAGTCTGTATGACTGTAAAACCTCTCTTAGTTTGAAAAGGTATTTCCTGTTGGTGTGTCCTAAATTTGGTCCTCCTGCTGTCGAGCTCTTCTCAGAGGGAGAAGAAATCACTCTACAATGCAAAGATTTGAAGAAGGGTTGGTGGCACACTTGGTTCATCAAGTCGAACCAAACAGAAGGCAGAATTGTTACTATAGACACGAGTCAGACCATGAGCAGAGTGAGCATTGGCTCTGATGGGAGTTTGGTTATCTCTAATGTCTCACTGAAAGACACAGGAGAGTATTGGTGTGCAGTTTACCAAAATTATCAGTGTGTGTCATCAGTGAAAACTGTGTTAATGTACAGAGATCCCTTTGGGATTCACTCCACCTTCTACACAGTGAGATGCTCAGTGCTCAGTGGTCTGCTGGTGATGCTCTGTGTTGTTGTAGTGGCTGTGAatcagaggagcaggagaggagagcagctttcagctcagacacacaGTTAATATGCATATGTTCATttcctcactgtctgtctgtgacaaTGTCAAAAGTACAAGAGGTGAAATAGATGatgggaaaaaagacaaatgaataCAAAACAATCAGAATAATAATAGAAAGAATGTTGGGAGAAAAAGTTGACAAGTTTACAAGTCAAGCTTTGATCCTGACAGGGTgcagatatatatgtatatatgatatatattgtagttagtttgtctttgtgttgttgtggatCCATGTGATTATAGGGATGACTGCTTTGGGCTGCACCTGACACACAGCAGGGGGCTGCTCTGTTATGTCATATTGTTTGGAATATTTTGGAACATTTCACTAATCAATCTTTGAACATTGCTTTCAcctcagctgttgtttttgatcatttgactGATGTGTATCTTGTGTTATTGTACTgatgtttgatttgaaatgaTTCTGTGATTCTTTTATTCTATGTGAAGGAATCTGAGTTGCCTTTTATGCATTTATAATTGTTGTATGTTGGGCTGTTGTCAGTGTTATATGATTGTTATTATACCATGCTCTATATCAATCAATAATCAAGTGTCTCTAATACAGGTGAAACATAAACAATCAGACCTGCTACCCACTTTTTACTGTTGTGATGGTGATTTGAATGATTAGAGACAACATATCTGTTGGTGTGTAAAATAGATCTCATATTCTATTGGAGATACAATGAAATGCTAAGGTCAGCTATGACAGTAAATTACAGGAAAACTACAAACAGAAAATTGGAAAAATAATGAGAACGTTTTTACATTCACAATTATTTGCTGTGAAATGACTGACTAAAGCACCATGAACATGTGCACGACAGCAGCATGAAGACACTAAAGgcagagacagtgtgtgagggCTGCTGAGAACACATTACGACAAAATGGCTGCCTGTCTAAGGCCACATGGCCTCCAGGACAAAATGGCTGACCAGGGACGACTACAAAGAAGATGGCCAATTCAACACAGGGGAAGTTCTGCCTCACCACATGTGGTcggtaaaaacaaaatagcaTTTGAGAGTGGAAGATTTAAATTCCCTCTctggcaaggcagctttatttgtatggCACATTTCAGACAGTAGGACAACTCAAAGTCATTTATAGAGTAATAAATTATAACATATAATAAAGGatacatatttacattaaaagagtaaagagaaaaaagatatAAAGGTCAAATTAATGACTTaatgatttacaatttaaacaaacagcaaaagttcagacaagaggtgcaaagataaaaagattatttaaaatgatttaaaatggaGTTTAAAAATCAGTTTGCAGTCAGTACAGGGTGGAGCAGACAGTGTAAGTTGGGGCTGTCTAACATCACCTGGGAGAttattccaggtttgtgctgcatgataacaaaacgctgcttcaccatgttttgttctgactcGTGGGACGGTCAGTAGGCCGGCCCCAGATGTCCTCAGGGTCCCAGAAGGTTCAAATGtcacaagcatgtcagagatataTTTGGGTGCTGAGTCACAGAGTGATTTATACACAAGCAGCAGGATTTTGAAATCAgttctctgagtgacaggtaaCCAGTGTAAGGATTTCAGAACTTGGAGTAATGTGGTCATATTTCCTAGTTTTTTGTCAGGACCTGAGCAGCAGCATTGTGAACAAGCTGAAGTTGCtcaacagctcattttaaaacTCCTACAAACAGACCACTGCAGCAATCTAATCCACTGGAAATAAAGGTGTGGTTGAGCCTTTCAAGGTCTCACTTTCCTctaacagtgtttttaaatggtaGCAGGCAGGTGATGTTacagatttgatgtggctgtggaAGTTAAATGTGAGTCCAGGATAACACCAAGGTTTGTTCTGTGACTCTTAGTTATAAGAGAGAGGGCCTCAAGGTGAGAGCTGacactctgtctttctgtcagtgGCCCAAAGACAGTGATGTCCATGCTACTTGATGGTTTGTGAACCCTCCAAACACGGTCATtgctttctaaaaaaaaaaaaaaaattaaccttATGACATGAATATCCAAATCCCAATTTGTAAAGCAAACCAtccaaataaagaaaatgcagaaaaaaagacatatactttattttttttataaacaaaagtaatttatctctcaaaaaaactgaaaatctgCCACGTGCAAAAGTATGTGAACCCTTTCAGTTGGTATTTTGT is drawn from Epinephelus fuscoguttatus linkage group LG5, E.fuscoguttatus.final_Chr_v1 and contains these coding sequences:
- the LOC125888423 gene encoding uncharacterized protein LOC125888423 isoform X1, whose translation is MAAVTELCFLLFALINNIHAEELITIKKERDSYTFHLPKEASSCLISRFVGEEKLVLWNTSDLWSHNSTVPEDLKQRLSVVSRKNISSYIIHNLTHSDSGLYQEECWTDGKVTYERNSSVIICSSVDRMYFRTVPLEESMDLPCYGAADNLDFLWLKRDFRYKQEIWKKVFGENTTSVMDDDGGRYQVEKNSSNLRVFNFTTTIIKGFTCLVMNQQQCVSSQRVRFYPLYETIYGSVGETAVLPCTVTDLSDDQPPRWINFISNTELKNTTNRTVPSVDQNYSLVFSSLTLNHTSLYDCKTSLSLKRYFLLVCPKFGPPAVELFSEGEEITLQCKDLKKGWWHTWFIKSNQTEGRIVTIDTSQTMSRVSIGSDGSLVISNVSLKDTGEYWCAVYQNYQCVSSVKTVLMYRDPFGIHSTFYTVRCSVLSGLLVMLCVVVVAVNQRSRRGEQLSAQTHS